The Agrobacterium vitis genome has a segment encoding these proteins:
- the hrcA gene encoding heat-inducible transcriptional repressor HrcA yields MGKNPITAGDVSMALDERSREIFRRIVETYLESGEPLGSRNLSRILPMSLSPASVRNVMSDLEELGLIYSPHISAGRLPTQTGLRFFVDAFMQVGRLSEQDRGSIERQMRSSEDQPMETLYNEASRMLSGLSRGAGLVVAAKSDPVLKHVEFIRLEPTKALAVLVGEFNQVENRIIELPAGITASQLTEAANFLNAHLSGQTLHEVRGQLVQLKDQVASELDVLSQDLVQRGLAVWSGGEGDKPTRLIVRGRANLLEGLAGVEDVDRLRLLFDDLERKESLIEILNLAESGPGVRIFIGSENKLFSLSGSSLIVAPYRDGDDRIVGAVGVIGPTRLNYSRIVPMVDYTAQVMAKMTRSGH; encoded by the coding sequence ATGGGGAAAAACCCAATTACCGCAGGCGATGTGTCAATGGCACTGGATGAGCGATCCAGGGAGATCTTTCGCCGCATCGTCGAGACCTATCTGGAATCCGGTGAACCGCTTGGCTCGCGCAATCTGTCGCGTATTTTGCCAATGTCGCTGTCGCCCGCCTCAGTGCGCAATGTGATGAGCGACCTGGAAGAGCTGGGCCTGATCTATTCCCCCCATATCAGTGCTGGGCGTTTGCCAACCCAGACGGGATTGCGTTTTTTTGTCGATGCTTTCATGCAGGTCGGTCGCTTGTCGGAGCAAGATCGCGGCTCGATCGAGCGCCAGATGCGCTCCTCGGAAGACCAGCCGATGGAAACGCTCTATAACGAGGCCAGCCGTATGCTGTCTGGCCTGTCGCGTGGTGCGGGCCTGGTGGTGGCGGCGAAATCCGATCCGGTGCTGAAGCACGTCGAATTCATCCGGCTGGAGCCGACCAAGGCGCTGGCAGTGCTGGTCGGTGAGTTTAACCAGGTCGAAAACCGGATCATCGAACTCCCGGCGGGTATAACCGCGTCGCAACTCACCGAGGCTGCCAATTTCCTCAATGCGCATCTGTCCGGCCAGACGCTGCATGAAGTGCGCGGCCAACTGGTCCAGTTGAAGGATCAGGTGGCCAGTGAGCTGGATGTCTTGTCGCAGGATCTCGTACAGCGTGGGCTGGCGGTCTGGTCCGGCGGCGAGGGCGACAAACCGACCCGGTTGATCGTGCGTGGCCGCGCCAATCTGCTGGAAGGTCTGGCGGGCGTCGAGGATGTGGACCGGCTGCGGCTGCTGTTTGATGATCTGGAGCGCAAGGAAAGCCTGATCGAGATCCTCAACCTGGCCGAAAGCGGGCCGGGTGTCAGAATTTTCATTGGTTCGGAGAACAAGCTGTTTTCGCTCTCCGGGTCATCGCTGATCGTTGCGCCCTACCGCGACGGCGACGACCGGATTGTCGGGGCCGTCGGCGTGATCGGTCCGACCCGGCTCAACTATTCCCGTATCGTGCCGATGGTGGATTATACCGCCCAGGTGATGGCCAAGATGACCCGCAGCGGCCACTGA
- the rph gene encoding ribonuclease PH: MRPSGRKTDQMRKISFERNFSKHAEGSCLVKFGDTHVLCTASLEDRTPPWLRNTGKGWVTAEYGMLPRATGERMKREASSGKQSGRTQEIQRLIGRSLRAVVDLEALGERQISLDCDVIQADGGTRTASITGAWIALHDCLKWMESRNIIKVDRVLKDHVAAISCGIFAAQPVIDLDYLEDSAAETDANFVMTGTGGIVEIQGTAEGKPFSQEEFLTLLGLAQTGIAELVDLQKQAIAG; this comes from the coding sequence ATGCGACCTTCAGGCAGAAAAACCGACCAGATGCGCAAGATATCGTTCGAGCGCAATTTTTCCAAACATGCCGAAGGCTCCTGTCTCGTCAAGTTTGGCGATACCCATGTCCTGTGCACGGCAAGCCTCGAAGATCGCACTCCCCCGTGGCTGCGCAATACCGGCAAGGGCTGGGTAACGGCGGAATACGGAATGCTGCCGCGCGCCACCGGCGAGCGGATGAAGCGTGAAGCATCCTCCGGCAAGCAGAGCGGCCGCACCCAGGAGATCCAGCGGCTGATTGGTCGTTCACTGCGCGCCGTGGTCGATCTGGAAGCCCTAGGCGAACGGCAGATCTCTCTTGACTGCGACGTGATCCAGGCCGATGGCGGCACCCGCACCGCCTCGATTACCGGCGCATGGATTGCCTTGCACGATTGCCTGAAATGGATGGAATCGCGCAACATCATCAAGGTGGACCGGGTGCTGAAGGATCATGTCGCGGCGATTTCCTGCGGTATTTTCGCCGCCCAGCCGGTGATTGACCTGGATTACCTCGAAGACTCTGCCGCCGAAACCGATGCCAATTTCGTCATGACCGGCACAGGCGGCATTGTCGAGATCCAGGGCACCGCCGAAGGCAAGCCGTTCAGCCAGGAGGAATTCCTGACCCTGCTCGGCCTTGCCCAGACCGGCATTGCCGAATTGGTGGACCTGCAAAAACAGGCGATTGCCGGATAA
- a CDS encoding VOC family protein — translation MTTGIEGILETSLYVDDLDAAEHFYAELLGLEVIISQPGRHVFLRCGPGVLLLFNAAETVKPAEPDALPVPAHGAVGPGHACFRMDGAAMDGMASRLLSHGVAIEADFLWPNGARSIYFRDPAGNSLECAEARLWQIE, via the coding sequence ATGACCACAGGCATTGAAGGCATTCTGGAAACTTCGCTGTATGTCGATGATCTCGACGCAGCAGAGCACTTCTATGCCGAACTGCTCGGCCTTGAGGTGATCATCAGCCAGCCGGGGCGTCATGTGTTCCTGCGCTGTGGGCCGGGGGTTCTGCTGCTGTTTAATGCAGCCGAAACCGTCAAGCCCGCAGAGCCCGACGCTCTGCCGGTACCAGCCCATGGTGCCGTCGGGCCAGGTCATGCCTGCTTTCGGATGGACGGTGCGGCAATGGATGGCATGGCGTCACGGCTGTTGAGCCATGGTGTCGCCATCGAGGCGGATTTTCTCTGGCCGAATGGTGCGCGTTCAATATATTTCCGCGATCCAGCGGGCAATAGTCTGGAATGCGCCGAAGCCCGGCTTTGGCAGATTGAATAG
- the rdgB gene encoding RdgB/HAM1 family non-canonical purine NTP pyrophosphatase, whose translation MRKLDTRTIVVASHNAGKIAEIADLIGPFGFAAKSAKELGFIEPDETGTTFEENAAIKALASAKASGLPALSDDSGLVVDALDGAPGVYTANWAEREDGSRDFAMAMEKVEHALQEKGAVTHESRTARFVSVLCLGWPDGHTEFFRGEVEGVVAWPPRGTSGFGYDPVFQPDGFSTTFGEMTSEEKHGWKPGDAQALSHRARAFKLFVETCLNA comes from the coding sequence ATGCGCAAACTCGACACCAGAACCATTGTCGTCGCCAGCCACAATGCCGGCAAGATTGCTGAAATTGCCGACCTGATCGGCCCCTTCGGCTTTGCTGCCAAATCGGCCAAGGAACTCGGCTTCATCGAGCCGGACGAAACCGGCACGACATTCGAAGAAAACGCTGCCATCAAGGCGCTGGCTTCGGCGAAAGCCTCCGGCCTACCGGCATTGTCGGACGATTCCGGCCTGGTCGTTGATGCGCTGGATGGTGCGCCGGGCGTCTATACCGCCAATTGGGCCGAGCGCGAGGATGGCAGCCGCGATTTTGCTATGGCCATGGAAAAGGTCGAGCACGCCTTGCAGGAAAAAGGCGCGGTGACACATGAGAGCCGGACGGCGCGTTTCGTCAGCGTGCTCTGCCTGGGCTGGCCCGATGGCCATACCGAGTTTTTCCGGGGTGAAGTGGAAGGTGTGGTCGCCTGGCCGCCGCGTGGCACATCCGGCTTCGGATACGATCCGGTCTTCCAGCCAGACGGATTTTCGACCACGTTCGGCGAAATGACCTCGGAAGAAAAACACGGATGGAAGCCGGGCGACGCGCAAGCGCTGTCGCACCGGGCGCGCGCTTTCAAGCTTTTCGTCGAAACCTGCCTGAACGCCTGA
- the hemW gene encoding radical SAM family heme chaperone HemW, which translates to MAEPTSLLLPDTGEPGFGIYIHWPFCAAKCPYCDFNSHVRHQKIDQPRFTQAFLKEMETMRAMSGPKTVTSIFLGGGTPSLMDPTTVGAILDGVARYWTMPRGIEITMEANPTSVEAERFRGYRSAGVNRVSLGVQALNDADLKFLGRMHSVEDALKAVRLAREIFPRMSFDLIYARPNQTIADWDAELKLAISYAVDHLSLYQLTIEEGTPFFGLHKAGKIITPDEEHAAQLYEATQEITEREGLPAYEVSNHARLGAESRHNLTYWRYGDYAGIGPGAHGRLTRGHDKLATATEKHPETWLSAVEQTGHGMVIQDALGSEEQADELLLMGLRLREGVDLARWQQLSNRDPDPVREQFLLEHGFIERLGNSRLRCTPKGMLVLDAVVADLAC; encoded by the coding sequence ATGGCCGAGCCAACGTCGCTTCTCCTTCCAGACACCGGCGAACCGGGCTTTGGCATCTATATTCACTGGCCGTTCTGCGCGGCCAAATGCCCCTATTGTGACTTCAACAGCCATGTTCGTCACCAGAAGATCGACCAGCCGCGTTTCACGCAAGCCTTCCTGAAGGAAATGGAGACAATGCGGGCCATGAGCGGCCCCAAGACCGTCACCAGCATTTTTCTTGGCGGCGGCACGCCTTCGCTGATGGACCCGACCACAGTCGGCGCCATCCTGGACGGAGTAGCCCGGTACTGGACCATGCCACGCGGCATCGAAATCACCATGGAAGCCAATCCGACCAGCGTCGAAGCGGAACGGTTTCGCGGCTATCGGTCGGCAGGCGTCAACCGCGTGTCGCTTGGCGTGCAGGCGCTCAACGATGCCGATCTGAAATTTCTGGGCCGGATGCATTCGGTCGAGGATGCACTGAAAGCCGTCCGTCTGGCCCGCGAGATTTTCCCGCGCATGTCCTTCGATCTGATCTATGCCCGCCCCAATCAGACGATTGCCGATTGGGATGCCGAGCTGAAGCTGGCGATTTCCTATGCGGTTGACCATCTGTCGCTCTATCAGCTGACCATCGAGGAAGGCACGCCATTCTTCGGCCTGCACAAGGCCGGCAAGATCATTACCCCGGATGAGGAACATGCGGCCCAGCTCTACGAGGCAACGCAGGAAATCACCGAGCGCGAAGGCCTGCCCGCCTATGAGGTTTCCAACCATGCGCGGCTCGGTGCCGAGAGCCGTCACAACCTGACCTATTGGCGCTATGGCGATTATGCCGGCATTGGCCCTGGCGCCCACGGACGGCTGACACGGGGCCATGATAAACTGGCCACAGCCACGGAAAAACACCCGGAAACCTGGCTTTCAGCGGTCGAACAGACCGGCCACGGCATGGTCATCCAGGATGCGCTGGGTTCCGAAGAGCAGGCCGACGAATTGCTGCTAATGGGTCTCAGGCTACGCGAAGGCGTCGATCTCGCCCGCTGGCAGCAATTGTCCAACCGCGATCCGGACCCGGTCCGCGAACAATTTTTACTGGAACACGGATTTATCGAACGTCTCGGCAATTCCCGGCTGCGCTGCACACCAAAAGGCATGCTGGTTCTGGATGCCGTCGTGGCGGATCTCGCCTGCTGA
- a CDS encoding class I SAM-dependent methyltransferase, translated as MPVDDAFALHDMAILYDSFNIHGEDGDFYETYPKTPCRILDIGCGTGSVTLRLAKRGHQVTGIDPAPGMLSVAKAKDQEGLVRWIATNAFDLNLEREQFDLIIMTGHVFQVFLNDEETLLALTNACLHLAPGGQMIIESRNPLVRAWEGWTEAKTRNVAQVPGIGPVEVFYQVDRIEGEHVTFDATFTLLETGEQWISRSCLRFPGRDKIEKLFKAAGFKTIDMLGWWDRRSFEPTSPEIIAIASA; from the coding sequence ATGCCCGTAGATGATGCCTTTGCGTTGCACGACATGGCCATTTTGTATGACAGCTTCAACATTCATGGCGAAGACGGGGATTTTTACGAGACTTATCCAAAAACGCCCTGCCGAATTCTCGATATCGGCTGCGGTACAGGCTCGGTGACGCTCCGGCTGGCAAAACGCGGCCATCAAGTGACAGGGATCGATCCCGCGCCGGGCATGTTGTCTGTGGCTAAAGCCAAGGACCAAGAGGGGTTGGTGCGCTGGATTGCCACTAATGCCTTCGATCTCAATCTCGAGCGAGAGCAATTCGACCTGATCATCATGACCGGCCATGTCTTTCAGGTCTTTCTCAATGATGAAGAAACCCTCCTGGCGCTCACCAATGCCTGCCTCCATCTCGCGCCCGGCGGACAGATGATCATCGAAAGCCGTAATCCTCTGGTGCGCGCCTGGGAAGGATGGACCGAAGCCAAAACCCGGAATGTGGCCCAGGTGCCTGGTATCGGTCCGGTCGAGGTTTTCTATCAGGTAGACAGGATCGAAGGGGAGCACGTCACCTTTGACGCGACCTTCACGCTGCTGGAGACCGGTGAACAGTGGATCAGTCGCAGTTGCCTGCGTTTCCCTGGTCGCGACAAGATCGAAAAGCTGTTCAAGGCAGCCGGGTTTAAGACCATCGACATGCTCGGCTGGTGGGATCGCCGCAGCTTTGAGCCGACCAGCCCGGAAATCATTGCGATCGCGAGCGCCTGA
- a CDS encoding DMT family transporter translates to MQKQMGAQEWALLLVLSVLWGGSFLFIGILVKVWPPLTIVTARVALAAVALWIIVRLSGQPVPRRAEVWLAFLGMGLLNNVIPFTLIVWGQTHIPVGLAAIFNATTPLFGVIIAHFLTVDEKLTANRLAGVLIGVAGVAVMIGPAVLGHLGADLWGELAVMLAAVSYAFAGLFGRRFKAMGLAPLLPAAGQVTAATVVLLPITLMVDAPWTLPVPGFDSIAALLGLALLSTAVGYVLFFRILSTAGATNLMLVTILIPPSAILLGALVLGDQVAPRHLVGMVLIALGLAAIDGRLWRRLRRRAVA, encoded by the coding sequence ATGCAAAAACAGATGGGTGCCCAGGAATGGGCGCTGCTGCTGGTACTTTCGGTGCTATGGGGCGGTTCCTTCCTGTTCATCGGCATTCTGGTGAAGGTCTGGCCGCCGCTGACCATCGTCACGGCCCGTGTGGCGCTTGCCGCTGTGGCGCTGTGGATCATCGTCCGTCTGTCGGGCCAGCCGGTTCCGCGCAGGGCCGAGGTCTGGCTTGCCTTCCTCGGCATGGGCCTTCTCAACAATGTTATCCCCTTCACCCTGATTGTCTGGGGTCAGACCCATATTCCGGTCGGGCTGGCAGCGATTTTCAACGCGACGACGCCACTATTCGGCGTGATCATCGCGCATTTTCTGACCGTCGATGAAAAGCTGACTGCCAACCGGCTGGCCGGTGTGCTGATCGGCGTTGCCGGTGTGGCCGTTATGATCGGTCCTGCCGTGCTTGGACATCTCGGTGCGGATCTCTGGGGCGAACTGGCCGTGATGCTGGCGGCAGTTTCCTATGCATTTGCCGGCCTGTTCGGGCGGCGCTTCAAGGCAATGGGCTTAGCCCCTCTTTTGCCCGCTGCAGGCCAGGTAACGGCGGCTACAGTTGTCCTTCTGCCGATCACGTTGATGGTTGACGCGCCCTGGACCTTGCCCGTTCCCGGTTTCGACAGCATCGCAGCACTGCTGGGATTGGCATTGCTGTCCACTGCTGTCGGCTATGTGCTATTTTTCCGGATATTGTCAACGGCTGGTGCCACCAACCTGATGCTGGTCACCATCCTTATTCCGCCCAGCGCCATCCTGCTGGGTGCTCTGGTGCTGGGAGATCAGGTCGCCCCACGCCATCTGGTCGGCATGGTCCTGATTGCGCTCGGGCTTGCCGCCATCGATGGCAGGCTATGGCGTCGGCTGCGGCGGCGGGCAGTCGCCTGA
- the dnaA gene encoding chromosomal replication initiator protein DnaA: MQMKMVTASAAASGDEARTIDQAVSPDATGGPNAVVDDTVAGDEVRYDALFERFSARLRAQVGPDVFASWFGRLKLHSSSKSVIRLSVPTTFLKSWINNRYLDLITSIFQAEDASILKIEILVRSASRNSRAPVVEDRAVEPSLSSSQKRQAPQSIGQMAPAIANAAAPQRAPVQGPLFGSPLDSRYTFDGFVEGASNRVAVAAAKTIAEAGAGAVRFNPLFIHSSVGLGKTHLLQAIANAAIHSPRAPRVVYLTAEYFMWRFATAIRDNDALTLKDSLRNIDLLIIDDMQFLQGKTIQHEFCHLLNMLLDSAKQVVVAADRAPWELESLDQRVRSRLQGGVAIEMEAPDYDMRLDMLKTRLALAKKEDPSLEIPAEIIAHVARNVASSGRDLEGAFNQLLFRRSFEANMTIERVDELLAHLVGAAEQKRVRIEDIQRVVARHYNVSRQELVSNRRTRVIVKPRQIAMYLSKTLTPRSFPEIGRRFGGRDHTTVLHAVRKIEELISGDQKLSQEIELLRRLINE; the protein is encoded by the coding sequence ATGCAGATGAAGATGGTAACGGCAAGTGCGGCAGCCAGTGGGGACGAGGCGCGCACGATCGATCAGGCCGTTAGCCCTGACGCGACAGGCGGCCCAAATGCGGTGGTAGACGATACGGTGGCAGGCGATGAAGTTCGATACGATGCGCTTTTCGAGCGGTTCAGTGCCCGGCTGCGGGCCCAGGTCGGCCCGGATGTGTTTGCCAGCTGGTTTGGTCGGCTGAAACTGCATTCCTCTTCGAAGAGCGTTATCCGGCTCAGCGTGCCGACGACCTTCCTGAAGTCCTGGATCAACAATCGTTATCTCGACCTGATTACCTCGATTTTCCAGGCGGAAGACGCCAGCATCCTGAAGATCGAAATCCTGGTGCGCAGCGCCAGCCGCAATAGCCGGGCGCCGGTTGTCGAAGACCGGGCCGTGGAACCCTCCCTGTCGTCTTCCCAGAAGCGTCAGGCGCCACAAAGCATTGGCCAGATGGCACCTGCCATCGCCAACGCCGCAGCACCGCAGCGCGCTCCCGTACAGGGACCGTTGTTCGGCTCGCCGCTTGACAGCCGCTATACGTTCGATGGTTTCGTCGAAGGTGCGTCCAACCGGGTTGCCGTTGCTGCCGCCAAGACCATTGCCGAAGCTGGTGCAGGCGCGGTGCGCTTCAATCCGCTGTTCATTCATTCGTCGGTCGGTCTGGGCAAGACACATTTGCTCCAGGCGATCGCCAATGCTGCGATCCATAGCCCTCGGGCGCCGCGCGTTGTCTATCTGACGGCGGAATATTTCATGTGGCGCTTTGCAACCGCCATCCGCGACAACGATGCCCTGACCTTGAAGGACTCGCTGCGCAACATTGATCTGCTGATCATCGACGACATGCAGTTCCTGCAGGGCAAGACCATCCAGCATGAATTCTGCCATTTGCTCAACATGCTGCTCGACAGCGCCAAGCAGGTGGTCGTGGCCGCTGACCGCGCGCCATGGGAGCTGGAATCGCTTGATCAGCGCGTTCGCTCGCGCCTGCAAGGCGGCGTTGCCATCGAGATGGAGGCGCCTGATTACGACATGCGCCTTGATATGCTGAAGACAAGGCTGGCGCTCGCTAAGAAAGAAGATCCGAGCCTGGAAATTCCAGCCGAGATCATCGCCCATGTCGCCCGCAATGTCGCCAGTTCCGGCCGTGATCTGGAAGGTGCGTTCAACCAGCTGCTGTTCCGCCGTTCGTTCGAAGCCAATATGACCATTGAGCGCGTCGATGAGCTGCTGGCCCATCTGGTCGGTGCTGCCGAGCAGAAGCGGGTGCGCATCGAAGACATTCAGCGTGTTGTTGCACGCCATTACAATGTCTCGCGCCAGGAATTGGTGTCCAATCGCCGCACTCGTGTCATCGTCAAGCCGCGCCAGATCGCTATGTATCTGTCAAAGACCCTGACGCCCCGGTCTTTCCCGGAAATCGGCCGTCGTTTCGGTGGCCGCGATCACACCACAGTGCTGCATGCCGTGCGCAAAATCGAGGAACTGATCTCCGGCGACCAGAAATTGTCGCAGGAAATCGAGCTGCTGCGCCGCCTGATCAACGAGTAA
- the rpsT gene encoding 30S ribosomal protein S20 encodes MANTTSAKKATRKIARRTAINKSRRTRVRNFVRKVEEAIASGDQALAAAALKAAQPELHRAASKGVVHANTASRKISRLASRVKALAA; translated from the coding sequence ATGGCCAATACTACATCGGCGAAGAAGGCGACCCGCAAGATCGCTCGCCGCACCGCAATCAACAAGAGCCGCCGTACGCGCGTTCGTAACTTTGTGCGCAAGGTTGAAGAAGCGATCGCTTCTGGCGATCAGGCACTGGCTGCAGCCGCATTGAAGGCTGCCCAGCCTGAACTGCACCGCGCTGCTTCCAAGGGCGTTGTTCACGCCAATACCGCGTCGCGCAAGATTTCGCGTCTTGCCAGCCGCGTCAAGGCGCTTGCCGCCTAA
- the mutM gene encoding bifunctional DNA-formamidopyrimidine glycosylase/DNA-(apurinic or apyrimidinic site) lyase, with amino-acid sequence MPELPEVETVKRGLAPSMEGRRLTRLELRRPDLRFPLPIDFVARTQGRLIVSLSRRAKYLLIDLDDGVSIISHLGMSGSYRIEATDETGLPGQFHMARSRDEKHDHVIFHLSGPEGSSLRVIYNDPRRFGFMDMVERRDMDRHAAFAGLGPEPVGNALDAEYLACRFKGKAQPLKTALLDQKVIAGLGNIYVCEALWRAHLSPQTPARALVDAKGKPITALQDLTQAIRTVIAEAIEAGGSSLRDHIQADGSLGYFQHRFNVYDREGKACRTPGCAGTIERMTQAGRSTFHCPQCQR; translated from the coding sequence ATGCCAGAATTACCAGAGGTGGAGACCGTAAAACGGGGACTGGCGCCATCCATGGAAGGGCGGCGGCTGACTCGTCTGGAACTGCGGCGGCCGGATCTGCGCTTTCCCTTGCCGATCGATTTTGTGGCGAGGACGCAGGGCCGCCTTATCGTCTCCCTGTCGCGGCGGGCGAAATACCTGCTGATCGATCTCGATGACGGTGTCTCGATCATCTCCCATCTCGGCATGTCCGGCTCCTATCGGATCGAAGCCACAGACGAGACGGGCCTGCCTGGCCAGTTCCATATGGCGCGCTCCCGCGATGAGAAGCATGACCATGTGATCTTTCATTTAAGCGGGCCGGAAGGTAGCTCTCTCAGGGTGATTTATAATGACCCGCGCCGCTTCGGCTTCATGGACATGGTCGAGCGTCGTGACATGGATCGTCATGCCGCCTTTGCCGGGCTGGGACCGGAGCCGGTCGGCAATGCGCTTGATGCCGAGTATCTGGCCTGCCGCTTCAAGGGCAAGGCGCAGCCTTTGAAAACGGCCCTTCTTGATCAGAAGGTGATTGCCGGTCTCGGCAATATCTATGTCTGCGAGGCCTTGTGGCGGGCGCATCTATCGCCGCAGACACCGGCGCGCGCCCTGGTCGATGCGAAAGGAAAGCCCATCACTGCGCTGCAAGATCTGACGCAGGCCATTCGCACGGTCATCGCCGAGGCGATCGAGGCTGGTGGTTCCTCGCTGCGCGATCATATCCAGGCGGACGGTTCGCTTGGCTATTTCCAGCACAGGTTCAATGTCTACGACCGCGAAGGAAAAGCCTGCCGCACGCCCGGCTGCGCAGGCACGATCGAACGCATGACCCAGGCGGGGCGGTCGACCTTCCACTGCCCACAGTGCCAGAGATGA
- the ubiE gene encoding bifunctional demethylmenaquinone methyltransferase/2-methoxy-6-polyprenyl-1,4-benzoquinol methylase UbiE — protein MVASRTSADGGMETSYGFRDVAEGEKQGLVNDVFHKVAKRYDVMNDVMSAGMHRVWKDALIAALNPRRDANYKVLDVAGGTGDIAFRIVEASRRLAHATVLDINGSMLGVGQERAQKKGLSDNLTFVEANAEALPFEANQFDAYTIAFGIRNVPRIDVALSEAYRVLKRGGRLLVLEFSEVQMPLLDRFYDQWSFKAIPRFGKMITGEAEPYQYLVESIRKFPNQQDFAAMITKAGFSKVSFTNYTGGIAALHSGWKI, from the coding sequence ATGGTCGCAAGCCGCACCTCCGCCGATGGTGGCATGGAAACCTCCTACGGCTTCCGCGATGTGGCGGAAGGCGAAAAGCAAGGCCTTGTCAATGACGTATTCCACAAGGTGGCCAAGCGCTACGACGTCATGAACGACGTGATGTCGGCTGGCATGCACCGGGTCTGGAAGGATGCGCTGATTGCCGCCCTCAACCCGCGCAGGGATGCCAATTACAAGGTTCTCGACGTGGCTGGCGGCACGGGCGATATCGCCTTTCGCATCGTCGAGGCTTCCCGCAGGCTCGCCCATGCGACCGTGCTCGATATCAACGGCTCCATGCTGGGCGTCGGCCAGGAGCGGGCGCAGAAAAAAGGTCTTTCCGACAATCTCACCTTCGTGGAGGCCAATGCCGAAGCCCTGCCCTTCGAGGCCAATCAATTCGACGCCTATACGATCGCCTTCGGCATTCGCAACGTGCCGCGCATCGATGTAGCCCTGAGCGAGGCCTACCGCGTGCTGAAACGCGGCGGGCGCCTTCTGGTGCTGGAATTTTCCGAGGTGCAGATGCCGCTGCTGGATCGCTTTTACGATCAATGGTCATTCAAGGCGATCCCACGGTTCGGCAAGATGATCACCGGCGAGGCCGAGCCCTATCAATATCTGGTGGAATCGATCCGCAAGTTCCCCAATCAGCAGGATTTTGCCGCGATGATCACCAAGGCGGGCTTTTCCAAGGTGTCCTTCACCAACTATACCGGCGGCATTGCCGCCCTTCATTCCGGCTGGAAGATCTGA